GCTATACACGTCAAGACAACCAAGGCATCCATCTACTAAAATGGGATAGTCATCATGAGGAAATTAAAGGACATGAATTAATAATTTCTGAATCAAATCCAACTTACCTGGCTCTTTCTACTGATGGTAAAGAACTCTATACACTCACTGACCAACCGAGCCCTGGAGTCAGCCATTATCGAAAAGAAGGCCAGCATTTCGTTTTTGTTGATCACTGTGCCTTCTTGGAACATAACGGCTGTTACCTAGCTCTAGATGAAGATCGCCAATTATTACTCAATGCCAATTACCATGAAGGGACATTGGCGCTTATAAAAATACAAAGTGATGGTCAATTACAGCTCCAACAAATAATCAGCCGGACTGGCCAAGGGCCTCACCCCAACCAAGAAAGCTCTCACTGCCATTATTTTAACACCAGTCCAGATGGCAAATATTACCTAGCCTGTGACTTAGGGACAGATAGTGTGATCAGCTATCAATTTGACCAAAAGGGCCAATTACAGGAAAAAGCCTCCTACCAATGTCAAGCAGGAACTGGTCCCCGGCATTTAGTTTTCCACCCTAAAGTAGACATTATTTATGTGATTGGTGAGCTTTCACACACCATCGATATTTTGACTTATGATGAGGGTCACTTTTCCTTTGTCGACCGGGTGAATTGTTTACCAGAGACTTATAGCGGTGAAAATAGTAGTGCTGCAATTCGTATCTCCCAAGATGGAAACTTCTTATATGTCTCCAATCGAGGTTACAACAGCCTAGAAGTATTTGAAGTTTCTAAAGAAGGTTCTCAATTAAGTCATATTCAATCCATTCCTTCTGGTGGAGACTTTCCACGTGATTTTAACTTTGACGCTAACCAAAGTCACGTCATTGTAGGACATCAAAAAGAGAAGAAAGTGACCTTCTTTAAACGTGACCACAATACCGGACAATTAAGCCCACTCAATGTCAGCTCTCCCCTCAATGAAATTGTTTGCATCCAATAGGCTTAAGCAAATTAAAAAAGCTAAAAATTACGCCTAGGCCTAGTCAAGACCTCGTATTTTAGCTATACTACAAAAATGCTAGTGAAAGGATGCGTTTATTTTAATGTTAGATATTATCAAAGTTTTCATCATGGGGATTGTCGAAGGAATTACCGAATGGTTGCCAATTAGTAGTACTGGCCACTTAATTTTGGTAGAAGAATTTATTTCCATGGATTTTAGACCGGAATTTTGGAATATTTTTGTATACGTTATCCAATTAGGGGCAATCTTAGCCGTTGTTTGGATCTATTTTGACCGCTTAAATCCTTTTTCAAGTCAAAAAAGTGCTGAAGAGAAAAAGCAGACTTGGGAAACTTGGTTTAAGGTGGTAGTTGGCTGTATTCCCGCAGGTGTTATTGGTCTTTTATTTAACGACTTCGCTGAAAAACACTTCCAAAATTGGGTGGTAGTATCCGCTGCTCTTATTATTTACGGAATTGCCTTCATCGTTGTTGAAAATCGAAATAAAACCCGCCCTGTAACCGTCCATTCAACTCAAGACTTATCTTACAAAAAAGCCTTTCAAATTGGACTCTTTCAGGCACTATCAGTCATTCCTGGGACCTCAAGGTCTGGTTCATCCATCCTAGGAGCAACGATTTTAGGAACCTCCCGTCCTACTGCTGCCGATTTTTCCTTTTTTATGAGTATTCCCATTATGTTCGGAATGACTTTCTTAAAACTAACTAAGGGATTCCTCGACGGATTTCGCTTTTCAACCGAGGAAGGCTTCCTACTAATCTTGGGAATGGTCATCGCCTACATTGTTTCGATTTTAACAATTCGCTTCTTACTACGTTATGTCCAAAAGAATGATTTTAAAGCCTTTGGTTGGTATCGGATTGCTTTAGGAATTATAGTAATTATCTTCTTTGCTATTTTTCAATAATCACTAAAATGGCTAAACGAAAGAGCCTGGGACAAAAGTCCCAGGCTCTTTTTAAAACACGAACTATCTATTCAAAACGTGCTCCAAAAGTCAGCCCTGACGTCCACTTCACGAACTATGTGCGATAGTTTTGCAACTATCTACCATAGTTCGCTCCAGTGGTTCAGGGCTCTTTTGACTTTTGTCACACTCTCTTTTGACTTTACCTAAAGACTATTAGAATTTTAACTCTTTGTAATCATGCTTACTGGTTTCAGCTACATCGGCGCTAGTTAATTCACCCTTGTAGGTGTTTACCCCAGTAAATACTGTATGGTTAGCTTTAGCAGCTTCTTCAATACCTAAATTAGCAATTTGTTGAACATAAGTCATGGTAGCGTTGGTTAATGCTTCTGTAGCTGTCTTTGGTACAGCTCCTGGAATATTTGCAACGGTATAATGAACAATACCATGTTTAGTATATACAGGATCATCATGGTTAGTTGCATGGTCAGAAGTTTCAAAGTTACCACCTTGGTCAATAGCAACGTCGATTAAAACAGAACCTTCTTCCATGGTCTTCACCATATCTTCTGTGACTAAAATTGGTGCCTTACGTCCAGGAATAAGAACGGAGCCAATGACTACATCAGCATCCTTTACTTCATTAGCAATGTTATAAGCATTAGACATTAATGTATTAACGCGACCTTGGAAGAGGTCATCTAATTCACCTAAACGTGATGGATTCAAGTCAAGAATAGTTACATTAGCGCCTAAACCAACAGCCATCCGAGCGGCATTATAACCAACATTACCGCCGCCGATGATAACCACTTTCCCGGCTTGGGTTCCTGGTACACCACCTAAAAGTTTCCCTTTACCACCATTCGTTTTTTCAAGATAGTGAGCACCGACTTGAATAGCAGTCCGTCCAGCCACTTCACTCATTGGGTTAAGTAAAGGCAATTTTCCATTTAACTCCATGGTTTCATAAGCTATACCTGTGGTTTTATTTTCAATTAAAGCATCCACCAAAGGCTCGTTATCCGCTAAGTGCAGATAGGTCATCACAATTAAGTCTTCACGGAGATATTGATATTCAGATTCAAGGGGTTCTTTTACCTTAACCACCATATCAACGTCCCACGCTTCTTTAGCAGAGCTTACGATCTTGGCTCCTACTTCTTCATATTCACTATCTTCATATGAAGAACCTACACCAGCTGAGCTTTCGATAAGCACTTCATGACCAGCTTGGATAAGGTTAAAGGCGTTGGCCGGTGTCATTGCCACCCGATCTTCATGATTCTTGATTTCTTTAGGTACACCAATTCTCATTATACAAAGCCTCCATTCACATATTTGACTTATAACAGTTAGAGGATCAGCTCTGATCCTCCCAATTTCCAACTGACTTCAGTATATCAAACATATGATGTAAATGCTTTCTTTATGCTCAAAGCCTAGAGTAGGCTTTGGCGAAGTTCAGCACCGGATTTTGCAGAAAGATAAGCGGGGGCAATATCAAAGACTGTTTTAGCCCCAAATTGGTCTTCCTTAGCTAAACGGTATGCAGCCCGCGCATAGCAAGTATTCACTGCACCGGTGAACTCAGGGTTGCTGCCTAATTGCAGGGCAAAATTATAAACTGCGTGGTGGTCAGCGCTGGTTTGTCCTTGGCGCACCACTTCGCCCCCATGAGGAATGCCTTG
This genomic window from Aerococcus sp. Group 1 contains:
- the ald gene encoding alanine dehydrogenase; this translates as MRIGVPKEIKNHEDRVAMTPANAFNLIQAGHEVLIESSAGVGSSYEDSEYEEVGAKIVSSAKEAWDVDMVVKVKEPLESEYQYLREDLIVMTYLHLADNEPLVDALIENKTTGIAYETMELNGKLPLLNPMSEVAGRTAIQVGAHYLEKTNGGKGKLLGGVPGTQAGKVVIIGGGNVGYNAARMAVGLGANVTILDLNPSRLGELDDLFQGRVNTLMSNAYNIANEVKDADVVIGSVLIPGRKAPILVTEDMVKTMEEGSVLIDVAIDQGGNFETSDHATNHDDPVYTKHGIVHYTVANIPGAVPKTATEALTNATMTYVQQIANLGIEEAAKANHTVFTGVNTYKGELTSADVAETSKHDYKELKF
- a CDS encoding undecaprenyl-diphosphate phosphatase: MLDIIKVFIMGIVEGITEWLPISSTGHLILVEEFISMDFRPEFWNIFVYVIQLGAILAVVWIYFDRLNPFSSQKSAEEKKQTWETWFKVVVGCIPAGVIGLLFNDFAEKHFQNWVVVSAALIIYGIAFIVVENRNKTRPVTVHSTQDLSYKKAFQIGLFQALSVIPGTSRSGSSILGATILGTSRPTAADFSFFMSIPIMFGMTFLKLTKGFLDGFRFSTEEGFLLILGMVIAYIVSILTIRFLLRYVQKNDFKAFGWYRIALGIIVIIFFAIFQ
- a CDS encoding lactonase family protein; this encodes MEKIYLAGYTRQDNQGIHLLKWDSHHEEIKGHELIISESNPTYLALSTDGKELYTLTDQPSPGVSHYRKEGQHFVFVDHCAFLEHNGCYLALDEDRQLLLNANYHEGTLALIKIQSDGQLQLQQIISRTGQGPHPNQESSHCHYFNTSPDGKYYLACDLGTDSVISYQFDQKGQLQEKASYQCQAGTGPRHLVFHPKVDIIYVIGELSHTIDILTYDEGHFSFVDRVNCLPETYSGENSSAAIRISQDGNFLYVSNRGYNSLEVFEVSKEGSQLSHIQSIPSGGDFPRDFNFDANQSHVIVGHQKEKKVTFFKRDHNTGQLSPLNVSSPLNEIVCIQ